A single window of Vigna unguiculata cultivar IT97K-499-35 chromosome 1, ASM411807v1, whole genome shotgun sequence DNA harbors:
- the LOC114190850 gene encoding uncharacterized protein LOC114190850, translating into MSETSSITKTRSEVWRTRVGSALRTTLACTIAGCTYLYGPAPLRRYLTYPAFTYSTTLLIVSDATLGDTLRGCWHVLCASIQVMILSLLALHLVGPQNFTSLVAALAMAVSAFLVALPVESTHLVTKQIAFGQLVNVYVRTVIDGAEEKVAMHTIHVVCSTALGAVAAVLAMLLPCPSPRLAISQKRKLCKLYIHNICERLNCNMKVISSSNNSVVVGYVTLAKSLSTTGVKLLHSIRSKLDTMDWEQPLTRIFNSDKIDVQDKLQYFELPIRAMGIALSTCTFPIRVIDEDLKGILLKYRGEFNKKLSQQSNFFAHFDAAAISELKKDIFTKNVLAYKDLPTSFFLYCMHLLLDDTPIVKKMDPRPMKTSKKGNFHWSTDNIKEIVMNLFPSKINLIFPLKASLSLGFAMFLGLVYNKENGYWSGLIVAICFVTGRHSTFSLANARGQGTAMGSIYGVLCCFIFQRCMDIRFLPLLPWIFFSSFLMYSRMYGKAGGISTVTGALLVIGINHDENPSKFAFVRIVEATIGLICFVIVEILFNPFRASTLAKGKLSQCLRSLQHCIDQISIIVPSEKEKSFSYYQTSQDGNLKLKFVVDQLEEVTMEAELEPNFWFIPFHNGCYRKMLESLSTMVDLLLFVAYSMEKVKLLLQKDETFFMDLCDRVNENVENVKNKVGLILNCLDKITRIQSSMELEKELKNINLSIDVDIEENLRNDAFWIWNGDEEVNNITYSFLHHLEKIANKACTNTDEEMLKGQMLFHYGCLGFCSTSLMRETIKIHNEVKELLVWENPSSQTNLKEIFL; encoded by the exons ATGTCAGAAACATCTTCAATCACTAAGACAAGGTCAGAGGTGTGGAGAACACGTGTAGGGTCTGCACTACGAACCACCTTGGCATGCACCATAGCAGGTTGCACATACCTTTATGGTCCTGCACCACTCCGACGCTACCTTACATACCCAGCTTTCACATATTCAACCACGCTCCTCATAGTGTCTGATGCTACGCTCGGTGACACGCTACGAGGTTGCTGGCACGTGCTTTGCGCCAGCATCCAGGTCATGATACTCTCCCTCCTCGCTCTGCACCTGGTTGGACCCCAAAACTTCACCAGTCTAGTGGCGGCACTCGCCATGGCAGTTTCTGCATTTCTCGTTGCGTTGCCCGTTGAATCCACGCACTTGGTGACGAAGCAGATAGCGTTTGGACAACTGGTGAATGTTTATGTTAGGACTGTCATAGATGGTGCAGAAGAAAAAGTGGCCATGCACACAATTCATGTGGTGTGTTCCACCGCCCTCGGAGCTGTCGCTGCTGTTCTCGCCATGTTGCTTCCTTGCCCTTCCCCTCGCCTAGCCATCTCTCAG AAAAGGAAGTTGTGTAAACTATATATCCATAATATATGTGAGAGGTTAAATTGCAACATGAAGGTGATCTCTTCTTCAAACAACTCAGTTGTTGTTGGTTACGTTACTTTAGCCAAATCTCTCTCTACTACTGGAGTCAAGCTTCTTCACAGTATTAGGAGTAAACTA GACACAATGGATTGGGAACAACCACTAACAAGAATTTTCAACTCTGATAAGATTGATGTACAAGATAAACTACAATACTTCGAGTTACCAATAAGAGCTATGGGCATTGCTCTATCAACATGTACCTTTCCTATAAGAGTCATCGATGAGGATCTCAAAGGTATACTGCTCAAATATAGAGGagaattcaacaaaaaattaagcCAACAATCCAACTTCTTCGCTCATTTTGATGCAGCTGCAATATCAGAGTTGAAAAAAgacatttttactaaaaatgtGTTGGCCTATAAAGATCTCCCAACCTCGTTCTTTTTATATTGCATGCATTTACTCCTAGACGACACACCcattgtaaaaaaaatggatCCCAGGCCGATGAAAACTTCAAAAAAGGGTAATTTTCATTGGAGCACCGACAATATTAAAGAGATAGTGATGAATTTATTTCCctcaaaaatcaatttgatttttcCACTTAAGGCCTCTCTTTCATTGGGCTTTGCCATGTTTCTGGGTTTAGTATATAACAAGGAAAATGGATATTGGTCAGGACTCATTGTTGCTATCTGCTTTGTGACCGGTCGACATTCAACCTTTTCACTTGCAAATGCACGTGGTCAAGGAACTGCAATGGGATCAATCTACGGAGTCCTTTGTTGCTTCATTTTTCAAAGATGTATGGATATAAGGTTCTTACCTCTTCTACCATggatatttttctcttcttttcttatgTATAGTAGAATGTATGGTAAAGCTGGTGGGATTTCAACAGTTACAGGGGCTTTATTAGTTATTGGTATAAACCATGATGAAAATCCTAGTAAATTTGCATTTGTTAGAATTGTTGAGGCCACAATTGGACTTATTTGCTTTGTTATTGTAGAGATACTTTTCAATCCTTTTAGAGCATCAACTTTAGCAAAAGGCAAACTTTCTCAATGCTTGAGATCTCTTCAACATTGCATTGACCAAATTTCTATCATTGTTCCTAGTGAAAAAGAGAAGTCGTTTTCTTACTATCAAACATCACAAGATGGGAATTTGAAGCTGAAATTTGTAGTGGATCAATTAGAAGAGGTCACAATGGAAGCTGAATTAGAGCCTAATTTTTGGTTCATTCCATTTCATAATGGCTGCTATAGAAAGATGTTGGAATCATTATCAACAATGGTGGATCTCTTACTTTTTGTGGCATACTCAATGGAAAAAGTTAAGCTATTGCTGCAGAAAGATGAAACATTTTTTATGGATCTCTGTGATCGAGTTAACGAGAATGTGGAAAATGTCAAGAATAAAGTAGGACTCATATTGAATTGCCTTGATAAGATAACAAGGATACAATCTTCTATGGAACTTGAAAAAGAGTTAAAGAATATAAATCTTTCTATTGATGTTGATATAGAAGAAAACCTCAGGAATGATGCATTTTGGATTTGGAATGGAGATGAAGAGGTCAATAATATTACTTACTCTTTTCTCCACCATTTAGAGAAGATAGCTAATAAGGCTTGCACTAATACAGATGAGGAGATGCTTAAAGGACAAATGCTTTTTCATTATGGTTGTTTGGGATTTTGTTCTACTAGCTTGATGAGAGAAACAATAAAGATTCACAATGAAGTAAAAGAGTTACTTGTATGGGAGAATCCCTCAAGTCAAACAAACCTTAAAGAAATCTTTCTATAA
- the LOC114175935 gene encoding histone H4, with protein sequence MSGRGKGGKGLGKGGAKRHRKVLRDNIQGITKPAIRRLARRGGVKRISGLIYEETRGVLKIFLENVIRDAVTYTEHARRKTVTAMDVVYALKRQGRTLYGFGG encoded by the coding sequence ATGTCTGGTCGTGGAAAAGGAGGGAAAGGTTTGGGAAAGGGAGGAGCTAAGAGACACAGGAAAGTTCTCCGTGATAACATTCAGGGAATTACCAAACCTGCTATTCGTCGATTGGCTCGCAGAGGTGGTGTGAAGAGAATCAGTGGTCTCATCTACGAGGAAACTCGTGGAGTCCTCAAGATCTTCCTTGAGAATGTTATTCGTGATGCTGTTACCTACACTGAGCATGCTAGGAGGAAGACTGTTACTGCCATGGATGTTGTTTATGCACTCAAGAGGCAGGGCAGAACTCTCTACGGTTTTGGtggttaa